The Mycolicibacterium smegmatis genome has a window encoding:
- a CDS encoding chorismate mutase, translated as MPETIDAVPEIDDLRREIDELDATIIAAIQRRTEVSKTIGKARMASGGTRLVHSREMKVIERYIDALGPEGKDLAMLLLRLGRGRLGY; from the coding sequence ATGCCTGAGACCATCGATGCCGTGCCTGAGATCGATGACCTGCGTCGTGAGATCGACGAACTCGACGCCACCATCATCGCCGCCATCCAGCGGCGCACCGAAGTGTCGAAGACCATCGGTAAAGCACGCATGGCATCGGGCGGTACCCGCCTGGTCCACAGCCGTGAGATGAAGGTCATCGAGCGCTACATCGACGCGCTCGGCCCGGAGGGCAAGGACCTCGCGATGCTGTTGCTGCGCCTCGGCCGCGGCCGCCTCGGGTACTAG
- a CDS encoding acyltransferase family protein, whose protein sequence is MTAAPVRAAGRRRTLPARGEIPALDGIRAIAVLLVLAGHAGVPGVAGGFIGVDIFFVLSGFLITSLLLDEFARTGRVDLKGFWIRRARRLLPALLVMTLAVVAARELFPPDAVTSLRDDAVAAFFWVANWAFVAQQADYFSQGAPPSPLQHTWSLGVEEQYYLVWPLLVLFAVLLLRRRGARAVRIAVVVIATAGAAASAACAIVAVNTDTLNRVYFGTDFRAQGLLLGAAAAALLVRDWSALTVSGTLIRARWRRWIAWVLPVFGLAVLGAAAHLATGDAEDFRHGLLIIVAAAAVLVIVPVALDQYGWVARALGWRPLVALGAISYGVYLWHWPLFLILNGERTGLTGWSLVALRFGVTIALAWVSWRFVEQPVRRWRPQHVPMLPLAAATAATAAVVTLTVVPVTPPQPTPLGPDVMSAAAVQPDVGAERPVLGPAPARRAPGTHSVAVFGDSVAWTLMRYLPATPGLAFSNYTTIGCGIARGGPYRSAGETLNQKPECDTWPARWTQRIRHDRPDTVLLMIGRWEIVDRKHEGHWTHIGEDAYDDYLTAELQRALDILGSTGARVVVTTAPYTRRGERADGSLYPEDQPSRVRAWNTILRDVAAKRPNVSVLDFNAKLNPNGAYTARVDGIRMRSDGVHPTAEAVEWLTPWLVDSLKKLPPGKPR, encoded by the coding sequence GTGACTGCGGCGCCAGTCCGTGCTGCCGGTCGCCGTCGGACCCTCCCTGCGCGCGGCGAGATCCCCGCACTCGACGGCATCCGGGCCATCGCGGTCCTGTTGGTCCTGGCCGGCCACGCCGGTGTGCCCGGCGTGGCGGGGGGATTCATCGGCGTCGACATCTTCTTCGTGCTCAGCGGATTCCTGATCACGTCGTTGCTGCTCGACGAGTTCGCCCGCACCGGCCGCGTCGACCTCAAGGGCTTCTGGATCCGTCGTGCCCGGCGCCTGCTGCCCGCGCTGCTCGTCATGACCCTCGCGGTCGTCGCCGCGCGCGAGCTGTTCCCGCCCGATGCGGTGACCTCGCTGCGCGACGACGCCGTCGCGGCGTTCTTCTGGGTGGCCAACTGGGCTTTCGTCGCCCAGCAGGCCGACTACTTCTCACAGGGCGCGCCGCCGTCGCCCCTGCAGCACACCTGGTCACTCGGGGTCGAAGAGCAGTACTACCTCGTCTGGCCGCTCCTGGTGCTGTTCGCCGTGCTCCTGTTGCGCCGGCGCGGGGCCCGCGCCGTGCGCATCGCGGTGGTCGTGATCGCGACGGCCGGTGCGGCCGCCTCGGCGGCCTGCGCGATCGTGGCCGTCAACACCGACACCCTGAACCGCGTCTACTTCGGCACCGACTTCCGCGCGCAGGGTCTGCTGCTCGGCGCCGCGGCCGCGGCGCTGCTGGTGCGCGACTGGTCGGCACTCACGGTGTCGGGGACCCTGATCCGCGCGCGGTGGCGGCGCTGGATCGCGTGGGTGCTCCCGGTGTTCGGACTCGCCGTGCTGGGCGCCGCCGCGCACTTGGCCACAGGCGACGCCGAGGACTTCCGGCACGGCCTGCTGATCATCGTCGCGGCCGCAGCGGTGCTGGTGATCGTGCCCGTCGCCCTCGACCAGTACGGCTGGGTGGCCAGGGCGCTGGGGTGGCGGCCACTCGTCGCGCTCGGTGCGATCTCGTACGGCGTGTACCTGTGGCACTGGCCGCTGTTCTTGATCCTCAACGGCGAACGCACGGGGCTGACGGGATGGTCGCTGGTCGCGCTGCGCTTCGGGGTGACGATCGCGCTCGCGTGGGTGTCGTGGCGGTTCGTCGAACAACCCGTGCGGCGCTGGCGGCCACAGCATGTGCCGATGCTGCCGCTGGCCGCGGCCACGGCGGCGACCGCTGCCGTCGTCACCCTGACCGTCGTGCCCGTCACGCCCCCGCAGCCCACGCCGCTGGGGCCCGACGTCATGTCGGCCGCCGCGGTGCAGCCCGACGTGGGTGCCGAACGGCCTGTTCTGGGACCTGCGCCCGCACGCCGGGCACCGGGAACCCACAGCGTCGCGGTGTTCGGTGATTCGGTCGCGTGGACGTTGATGCGTTATCTGCCCGCCACGCCGGGCCTGGCGTTCAGCAACTACACGACCATCGGCTGCGGTATCGCGCGCGGCGGGCCGTACCGGTCGGCAGGGGAGACCCTCAACCAGAAACCCGAGTGCGACACGTGGCCCGCCCGCTGGACCCAGCGCATCCGGCACGACCGCCCCGACACGGTGCTGCTGATGATCGGTCGCTGGGAGATCGTCGACCGCAAGCACGAGGGCCACTGGACCCACATCGGTGAGGACGCCTACGACGACTACCTCACCGCCGAACTACAGCGGGCTCTGGACATCCTCGGTTCGACCGGCGCACGCGTCGTCGTCACGACCGCGCCCTACACGCGCCGCGGCGAACGCGCGGACGGCAGCCTGTACCCCGAGGACCAGCCGTCACGCGTGCGGGCGTGGAACACGATCCTGCGCGACGTCGCCGCCAAGCGGCCCAACGTGTCGGTGCTCGACTTCAACGCCAAGCTCAACCCCAACGGCGCCTACACCGCGCGCGTGGACGGCATCCGGATGCGCAGCGACGGTGTGCATCCCACTGCCGAGGCCGTGGAATGGCTGACGCCGTGGCTGGTCGACTCGCTCAAGAAGCTGCCGCCGGGCAAGCCACGCTGA
- a CDS encoding FUSC family protein, with translation MTLSPTVKQVAAVLTVVVPLFVPEVVLSFTPFHADAAMVMAGMLPTVLAWVFAPRYAAGAAVLAALANTLAVLAFGNLALTALLAGALALLVGLSARRGLHIVGMFIAVQPLITLVAGFPTVELSGQTPGTGGQAVLCGVFALGGGLWALAVGALMLRDEVVGPPDPVPVPIVGFYTAALLLMLVPGTVVAASWFLHTTAGWLLATIVLVTRPTYDESRRMIVERSLGTVVGGLAAAGVALVVQNGLALVLLGTAAMVVAAVLQLMHARYAYFAGFLTAALVLVNAERADVLTTGAERILWTVLGALAVAAVVTTAEALLGRHSDRAAEAAPSRATS, from the coding sequence ATGACTCTTTCGCCCACTGTCAAGCAGGTCGCGGCGGTCCTGACCGTCGTCGTGCCGCTGTTCGTCCCCGAAGTGGTGCTGAGCTTCACGCCGTTTCACGCCGACGCCGCGATGGTCATGGCAGGCATGCTGCCGACGGTGCTGGCCTGGGTGTTCGCTCCGCGTTACGCCGCAGGCGCGGCAGTGCTTGCGGCGCTGGCGAATACGCTCGCGGTGCTCGCGTTCGGCAACCTCGCGCTCACGGCCCTGCTGGCCGGCGCGCTCGCATTGCTGGTGGGGCTGAGTGCACGGCGCGGTCTGCACATCGTCGGGATGTTCATCGCGGTGCAACCGCTGATCACGCTCGTCGCGGGCTTCCCGACGGTCGAACTCAGCGGTCAGACGCCCGGCACCGGTGGCCAGGCGGTGCTGTGTGGGGTGTTCGCGCTGGGCGGCGGCCTGTGGGCGCTGGCGGTGGGCGCGTTGATGCTGCGCGACGAGGTGGTCGGCCCGCCCGATCCGGTGCCGGTGCCGATCGTCGGGTTCTACACCGCGGCACTGCTGTTGATGCTCGTGCCGGGCACCGTGGTGGCGGCGTCGTGGTTCCTGCACACCACCGCGGGGTGGCTGCTCGCGACGATCGTTCTGGTGACCCGCCCTACCTATGACGAGTCACGCCGCATGATCGTCGAGCGGTCGCTGGGCACGGTTGTCGGTGGTCTCGCCGCGGCCGGTGTCGCGCTGGTGGTGCAGAACGGCCTGGCACTGGTGCTTCTGGGCACCGCGGCCATGGTCGTGGCCGCGGTGCTGCAGCTCATGCATGCCCGCTACGCGTACTTCGCCGGGTTCCTCACCGCGGCCCTCGTGCTGGTCAACGCCGAACGCGCCGACGTGCTGACCACGGGCGCCGAGCGGATCCTGTGGACCGTTCTCGGTGCGCTGGCCGTGGCCGCTGTGGTGACCACGGCCGAAGCACTGCTGGGCCGCCACTCCGACAGGGCGGCGGAGGCCGCCCCGAGCCGCGCTACTTCGTGA
- a CDS encoding NAD-dependent succinate-semialdehyde dehydrogenase: protein MRIEDLISSVPTGLWIGGEEQKAASTFNVLDPSDDQVITAVADATAEDAIAALDAACAVQDEWAATPARTRGEILRSVFEKITERADDIAALMTLEMGKVLPESKGEVAYGAEFFRWFSEEAVRIDGRYTHAPAGTGRILVTKQAVGPCYAITPWNFPLAMGTRKMGPAFAAGCTMIVKPAQETPLTMLLLAKLMDEAGLPKGVLSVLPTSNPRGVTGALIDDGRLRKLTFTGSTGVGKALVKQSADKLLRTSMELGGNAPFIVFDDADVDAAVDGAILAKMRNGGEACTAANRFHVANSVREEFTEKLVKRMSEFTLGKGLDPSSTLGPLINSKQVATVTELVSDAVSRGATVAVGGVAPGGPGNFYPATVLADVPADARILKEEVFGPVAPITGFDTEEEGIAAANDTEYGLAAYIYTQSLDRALRVAETIQSGMVGINRGVISDPAAPFGGIKESGFGREGGIEGIEEYLDTKYIALTK from the coding sequence ATGCGCATCGAAGACCTGATTTCATCCGTCCCCACCGGACTGTGGATCGGTGGTGAGGAGCAGAAGGCCGCGTCGACGTTCAACGTGCTCGATCCGAGCGACGATCAGGTGATCACCGCGGTCGCCGATGCCACCGCCGAGGATGCGATCGCCGCACTCGACGCGGCATGCGCCGTGCAGGACGAGTGGGCCGCGACGCCTGCGCGCACGCGGGGCGAGATCCTGCGGTCGGTCTTCGAGAAGATCACCGAGCGTGCCGACGACATCGCCGCGCTGATGACGCTCGAGATGGGCAAGGTGCTGCCCGAGAGCAAGGGCGAGGTGGCCTACGGCGCCGAGTTCTTCCGCTGGTTCTCCGAGGAGGCCGTGCGCATCGACGGCCGCTATACGCACGCGCCCGCGGGCACCGGACGGATCCTGGTGACCAAGCAGGCCGTCGGCCCGTGCTACGCGATCACGCCGTGGAACTTCCCGCTGGCCATGGGCACCCGCAAGATGGGCCCGGCGTTCGCGGCCGGCTGCACCATGATCGTCAAGCCCGCACAGGAAACCCCGCTGACCATGCTGCTGCTGGCCAAGCTCATGGACGAGGCCGGGCTGCCCAAGGGCGTCCTGTCGGTGCTGCCCACCAGCAACCCGCGCGGGGTCACGGGCGCGCTCATCGACGACGGCCGGCTGCGCAAGCTCACGTTCACCGGCTCGACCGGTGTGGGCAAGGCGCTGGTCAAGCAGTCCGCGGACAAACTGCTGCGGACCTCGATGGAACTGGGTGGCAACGCGCCGTTCATCGTGTTCGACGACGCCGACGTCGACGCGGCCGTCGACGGCGCGATCCTGGCCAAGATGCGCAACGGCGGCGAGGCGTGCACCGCGGCCAACCGGTTCCACGTCGCCAACTCGGTGCGCGAGGAGTTCACCGAGAAGCTCGTCAAGCGCATGAGCGAGTTCACCCTCGGCAAGGGCCTCGACCCGTCGTCGACGCTGGGACCGCTGATCAACTCCAAGCAGGTCGCCACGGTCACCGAGCTCGTCTCCGACGCGGTGTCACGCGGCGCGACGGTCGCGGTCGGCGGCGTCGCACCGGGCGGCCCGGGCAACTTCTACCCCGCGACCGTTTTGGCCGACGTGCCCGCCGACGCGCGCATCCTCAAAGAGGAGGTGTTCGGGCCCGTCGCGCCGATCACCGGATTCGACACCGAGGAAGAAGGCATCGCCGCGGCCAACGACACCGAATACGGCCTGGCCGCCTACATCTACACGCAGTCGCTCGACCGTGCGCTGCGCGTGGCCGAGACGATCCAGTCCGGCATGGTCGGGATCAACCGTGGTGTGATCTCCGATCCGGCAGCACCTTTCGGCGGCATCAAGGAATCCGGGTTCGGGCGCGAAGGCGGTATCGAGGGCATCGAGGAGTACCTCGACACCAAGTACATCGCGCTCACGAAGTAG
- the pgi gene encoding glucose-6-phosphate isomerase — protein sequence MSADITETPAWQALSDHHAEIGDRHLTELFADDPARGTELALTVGDLYIDYSKHRVTRRTLDLLVDLARAAGLEERRDAMFAGEHINTSEDRAVLHTALRLPRDAKLVVDGQDVVADVHDVLDRMGDFTDRLRSGEWTGATGERITTVVNIGIGGSDLGPVMVYDALRHYADAGISARFVSNVDPADLVAKLDGLDPAKTLFIVASKTFSTLETLTNATAARRWLTDALGDAAVAKHFVAVSTNKKLVDEFGINTDNMFGFWDWVGGRYSVDSAIGLSVMAVIGKERFAEFLAGFHIVDEHFRTAPLHQNAPALLGLIGLWYSNFFGAQSRAVLPYSNDLSRFAAYLQQLTMESNGKSVRADGTPVSTDTGEIFWGEPGTNGQHAFYQLLHQGTRLVPADFIGFSQPTDDLPTADGTGSMHDLLMSNFFAQTQVLAFGKTADAIASEGTPADVVPHKVMPGNRPTTSILATKLTPSVVGQLIALYEHQVFTEGVIWGIDSFDQWGVELGKTQAKALLPVLTGDKSPAAQSDTSTDALVRRYRTERGRPA from the coding sequence ATGAGCGCTGACATCACCGAAACTCCCGCATGGCAGGCTTTGTCGGACCACCACGCCGAGATCGGCGACCGGCATCTGACAGAACTGTTTGCTGACGATCCCGCGCGGGGAACCGAGTTGGCGTTGACCGTCGGGGATCTCTACATCGACTACAGCAAGCACCGCGTCACGCGGCGCACCCTGGACCTGCTCGTCGACCTGGCGCGCGCGGCCGGGTTGGAGGAGCGCCGGGATGCGATGTTCGCCGGCGAGCACATCAACACCTCCGAGGACCGCGCGGTGCTGCACACCGCGCTGCGCCTGCCGCGGGACGCCAAGCTGGTGGTGGACGGTCAGGACGTGGTCGCCGATGTGCACGACGTGCTGGACCGCATGGGCGATTTCACCGACCGGTTGCGCAGCGGAGAGTGGACCGGCGCCACCGGCGAACGCATCACCACGGTGGTCAACATCGGCATCGGCGGCTCGGATCTGGGTCCGGTGATGGTGTACGACGCGCTGCGCCATTACGCCGACGCCGGCATCTCGGCGCGCTTCGTGTCCAACGTCGACCCCGCCGATCTGGTCGCCAAACTCGACGGCCTGGATCCGGCGAAGACGTTGTTCATCGTCGCCTCCAAGACGTTCTCGACGCTGGAGACGCTGACCAATGCGACGGCGGCGCGGCGCTGGCTCACCGACGCCCTGGGTGACGCCGCGGTGGCCAAGCATTTCGTCGCGGTGTCCACCAACAAGAAGCTGGTCGACGAGTTCGGCATCAACACCGACAACATGTTCGGGTTCTGGGACTGGGTGGGCGGGCGCTACTCGGTGGACAGTGCGATCGGGTTGAGCGTGATGGCCGTGATCGGCAAGGAACGCTTCGCCGAGTTCCTGGCCGGGTTCCACATCGTCGACGAGCACTTCCGCACCGCCCCGCTGCACCAGAACGCTCCGGCGCTGCTGGGGCTGATCGGGCTGTGGTACTCGAATTTCTTTGGCGCGCAATCCCGTGCGGTGCTGCCCTACTCCAACGACCTGTCACGGTTCGCGGCGTACCTGCAGCAGTTGACCATGGAATCCAACGGCAAGTCGGTACGCGCCGACGGCACACCGGTGTCCACCGACACCGGTGAGATCTTCTGGGGCGAGCCGGGCACCAACGGCCAGCACGCCTTCTACCAGTTGCTGCACCAGGGCACCCGACTGGTGCCCGCGGACTTCATCGGGTTCTCCCAGCCCACCGACGACCTGCCCACGGCCGATGGCACCGGCAGCATGCACGACCTGCTGATGAGCAACTTCTTCGCCCAGACCCAGGTGCTGGCATTCGGAAAGACCGCCGACGCAATAGCTTCCGAGGGCACCCCCGCAGATGTGGTGCCGCACAAGGTGATGCCCGGCAACCGGCCCACCACCAGCATCCTCGCCACCAAGCTCACCCCGTCGGTCGTCGGGCAGTTGATCGCCCTCTACGAACATCAGGTGTTCACCGAAGGCGTGATCTGGGGCATCGACTCGTTCGACCAGTGGGGCGTGGAACTGGGCAAGACGCAGGCCAAGGCCCTGCTCCCGGTTCTGACCGGCGACAAATCTCCTGCCGCGCAGTCGGATACGTCCACCGACGCCCTGGTGCGGCGCTACCGGACCGAACGGGGCCGGCCCGCTTAG
- a CDS encoding helix-turn-helix transcriptional regulator, giving the protein MSPVRRGETLPIYNRIAVLRAERRMSRAELAGLINVNPQTVGALERGDHYPSLDLAFRICDVFGLPVEAVFSRTAFTPLSTELYGRTGQPEGSADD; this is encoded by the coding sequence ATGAGTCCGGTGAGGCGCGGGGAAACTCTCCCCATCTACAACCGCATCGCGGTGCTACGCGCCGAGCGGCGGATGAGCCGAGCGGAGCTTGCGGGCCTGATCAACGTCAATCCGCAGACGGTCGGAGCGCTGGAGCGAGGCGACCATTACCCCAGCCTCGATCTGGCGTTCCGCATCTGCGACGTGTTCGGCCTGCCGGTGGAGGCGGTGTTCTCACGCACCGCCTTCACTCCGCTGTCCACCGAGCTCTATGGGAGAACGGGCCAACCGGAAGGAAGTGCTGATGACTAG
- a CDS encoding SDR family oxidoreductase — translation MTRQNILITGASSGLGAGMARQFAARGRNLALCARRTDRLEELKAEIADRHPYIKVAIAALDVNDHEAVPRVFNELSEELGGIDRVIVNAGIGKGWPLGEGKPWANKATLETNLVAGLVQIEAALEMFKKAGGGHLVLISSVLGNTGVPGGKAAYCASKAGMTSLGESLRAEYDKGPIRVTVVEPGYIESEMTAKANSTMLMVDNETGVRAMVEAIEKEKGRAVVPRWPWAPLTQVMRLLPPKYTKRFA, via the coding sequence GTGACCCGTCAGAACATCCTCATCACCGGTGCCAGCTCAGGCCTGGGCGCCGGTATGGCCCGTCAATTCGCAGCCAGAGGCCGCAACCTGGCGCTGTGCGCGCGCCGCACGGATCGTCTGGAGGAGCTCAAGGCCGAGATCGCCGACCGACACCCGTACATCAAGGTGGCCATCGCCGCGCTGGACGTCAACGATCACGAGGCCGTGCCCCGGGTGTTCAACGAACTGTCCGAGGAACTCGGCGGTATCGACCGCGTCATCGTCAACGCGGGCATCGGCAAGGGCTGGCCGCTGGGCGAGGGCAAGCCGTGGGCCAACAAGGCCACGCTCGAGACCAACCTGGTCGCCGGTCTGGTGCAGATCGAGGCCGCACTGGAGATGTTCAAGAAGGCAGGCGGTGGACACCTGGTGCTGATCTCCTCGGTGCTGGGCAACACGGGTGTCCCCGGCGGCAAGGCCGCCTACTGTGCGAGCAAGGCCGGTATGACGTCGCTGGGCGAGTCCCTGCGCGCGGAGTACGACAAGGGCCCCATCAGGGTCACGGTCGTCGAACCGGGGTACATCGAATCCGAGATGACGGCCAAGGCCAACTCGACGATGCTCATGGTCGACAACGAGACCGGCGTGCGCGCCATGGTCGAGGCCATCGAGAAGGAGAAGGGGCGCGCCGTCGTGCCGCGCTGGCCGTGGGCGCCGCTGACCCAGGTCATGCGGCTGTTGCCACCTAAGTACACCAAGCGCTTCGCATAG
- a CDS encoding Fpg/Nei family DNA glycosylase codes for MPELPEVEALADHLRRHAVGRVVSRVDVSALSVLKTFDPPVAALHGSTVTAAHRWGKYLGMEVESGGAPLHLITHLSRAGWLRWSDKLAPTPLKPGKGPIALRVHLGDSQGFDLTEAGTQKRLAVWVVRDPMDVPQIASLGPDALSLDSTALAGVLAGNSGRIKTVITDQKVMAGIGNAYSDEILHVAKLSPFATAGKLTDAQLGALHDAMITVLTDAVSRSVGQQAATLKGEKRSGLRVHARTGLPCPVCGDTVREVSFADKSFQYCPTCQTGGKVLADRRMSRLLK; via the coding sequence ATGCCCGAACTGCCCGAGGTCGAGGCACTGGCCGATCACCTGCGCCGGCACGCGGTCGGCCGGGTGGTGTCACGCGTCGACGTGTCCGCGTTGTCGGTGCTCAAGACGTTCGATCCGCCGGTCGCGGCGCTGCACGGCAGCACCGTCACGGCGGCCCATCGCTGGGGCAAGTACCTCGGTATGGAAGTCGAATCCGGCGGCGCGCCGCTGCACCTCATCACGCACCTGTCACGCGCGGGGTGGCTGCGGTGGTCGGACAAACTCGCACCCACGCCGCTCAAGCCGGGGAAGGGGCCGATCGCCCTGCGCGTGCATTTGGGGGACTCCCAGGGCTTCGACCTCACCGAGGCGGGCACGCAGAAGCGGCTCGCGGTGTGGGTGGTCCGCGATCCGATGGACGTCCCGCAGATCGCGAGTCTCGGTCCCGACGCGCTGTCGCTGGATTCGACGGCCCTGGCCGGGGTGCTCGCGGGCAACTCCGGGCGCATCAAGACCGTGATCACCGACCAGAAGGTGATGGCGGGCATCGGCAACGCCTACAGTGACGAGATCCTGCACGTGGCCAAGCTGTCGCCGTTCGCGACCGCGGGCAAGCTCACCGATGCGCAACTCGGTGCGCTGCACGACGCCATGATCACGGTGCTCACCGATGCCGTGAGCCGCTCGGTGGGGCAGCAGGCCGCGACGTTGAAGGGCGAGAAACGCTCGGGCCTACGGGTCCACGCGCGCACCGGCCTGCCGTGCCCGGTGTGCGGCGACACCGTGCGGGAGGTCTCGTTCGCCGACAAGTCCTTCCAGTACTGCCCGACCTGCCAGACCGGCGGTAAGGTGCTGGCCGACCGGCGGATGTCGCGCCTGCTCAAATAG
- a CDS encoding FUSC family protein translates to MSERHAPEPVGNPLRGIFVVNRVAGRWPFALRAAICMAVPVLVGWSAGNTSAGLIATIGGFTSLYGSGRPYLNRGVFLGGVAVTFAVVVALGDWASRHVWLGVATVTVIAMVTVLVCHALSVGPPGAYMFVLACAAGTGAPGTADLGPVRMALLVLAGGSFAWCVHMLGALIRPRGPERAAVRDAALAIAEYIDSIGGDANAEGQARHRAATLLHTAWVTLVTFQPVQPKPDQALYRLRVVNRRLHVLLADAMRAADAGTAPPPGGAAFARELAAIPPLTDEHGAEGVPLGRPGAGQLLRQALRPGSMSLRLAARVAVAVAISGAIAVGFAEALAIDRAYWAMAAAVLMLHQGFAWVRTVTRSVERMVGTWLGLGVAGAILAVHPQGVWLALTIGVLQFVIEMYVVRNYTLAVVFITPAALTISSGGAAITDLGALLWARGVDTLIGCAVALLAYRATQRMRAPTALSTAITRTLDAVDATLPHLGAGAATTGAARTHRRDLHVRAMALLPSYDAAVGGSAAQRRAAERLWPTVVAAEQLAYRTLAACWALERDGDVDAARDTADALAEQASDVRGRLDEGQ, encoded by the coding sequence ATGTCCGAACGGCACGCGCCGGAACCCGTCGGTAATCCCCTGCGCGGCATCTTCGTGGTCAACCGGGTCGCGGGGCGCTGGCCGTTCGCGCTGCGTGCGGCGATCTGCATGGCGGTGCCGGTGCTGGTCGGCTGGTCGGCCGGGAACACGTCCGCCGGCCTGATCGCCACCATCGGCGGGTTCACGTCGCTCTACGGCAGCGGACGGCCCTACCTCAATCGCGGTGTGTTCCTCGGCGGCGTGGCGGTGACGTTCGCGGTGGTGGTGGCCCTCGGCGACTGGGCGTCGCGGCACGTGTGGCTCGGCGTGGCCACAGTGACCGTGATCGCGATGGTCACGGTGCTGGTGTGCCACGCGTTGTCGGTCGGGCCGCCAGGGGCGTACATGTTCGTGCTGGCCTGCGCGGCGGGGACCGGCGCGCCCGGCACCGCCGACCTGGGCCCGGTGCGGATGGCGTTGCTGGTGCTCGCGGGTGGATCGTTCGCGTGGTGCGTGCACATGCTGGGTGCCCTGATCCGCCCGCGCGGTCCGGAGAGGGCCGCGGTGCGCGACGCCGCGCTGGCGATCGCCGAGTACATCGACAGCATCGGCGGCGACGCGAATGCCGAAGGGCAGGCCCGCCACCGCGCGGCCACGCTGCTGCACACCGCATGGGTGACGCTCGTGACGTTCCAGCCCGTGCAACCGAAACCCGATCAGGCGCTGTACCGGCTGCGGGTGGTCAACCGGCGGTTGCATGTGCTTTTAGCCGACGCGATGCGCGCCGCCGACGCAGGCACCGCTCCCCCACCCGGCGGTGCCGCGTTCGCCCGCGAACTCGCGGCCATCCCCCCGCTCACCGATGAGCATGGCGCTGAAGGCGTTCCGCTCGGCAGGCCCGGCGCGGGCCAACTGCTGCGCCAGGCGCTGCGCCCGGGGTCGATGTCGCTGCGACTGGCCGCGAGAGTCGCTGTGGCCGTGGCGATCTCAGGGGCCATCGCGGTCGGGTTCGCCGAGGCGCTCGCGATCGACCGCGCCTACTGGGCGATGGCCGCGGCAGTGCTCATGCTGCACCAGGGTTTCGCGTGGGTGCGCACCGTGACCCGCAGCGTCGAACGCATGGTGGGCACATGGCTGGGCCTCGGTGTCGCGGGCGCGATCCTCGCGGTGCATCCGCAGGGCGTCTGGCTCGCGCTGACCATCGGGGTGCTGCAGTTCGTCATCGAGATGTACGTGGTGCGCAACTACACCCTGGCCGTCGTGTTCATCACCCCGGCCGCGCTGACCATCTCGTCCGGCGGTGCGGCGATCACCGATCTCGGTGCGCTCCTGTGGGCCCGCGGTGTGGACACGCTGATCGGTTGTGCGGTGGCGCTTCTCGCCTACCGGGCGACGCAGCGAATGCGCGCCCCGACGGCATTGTCGACGGCGATCACGCGGACCCTCGACGCGGTCGACGCGACCCTGCCCCACCTCGGCGCCGGCGCGGCGACCACCGGTGCGGCCCGCACCCACCGCCGCGACCTCCACGTGCGCGCGATGGCGCTGCTGCCGTCATACGACGCCGCGGTCGGCGGTTCGGCCGCCCAACGGCGCGCGGCAGAACGGTTGTGGCCCACGGTCGTCGCCGCCGAGCAGCTGGCGTACCGCACGCTGGCGGCGTGCTGGGCACTCGAACGCGACGGCGACGTCGACGCGGCGCGCGACACTGCCGACGCACTGGCCGAGCAGGCCTCAGACGTTCGCGGCCGCCTTGACGAGGGACAGTAG
- a CDS encoding phage holin family protein — MSSFLLRAALTGFALWVVTLIVPGMSFVGGDSTLTRVGIIFVVAVIFGLVNAIIKPIVQILSIPLYILTLGLFHIVINALMLWITSQITDHTTHWGLHIDDFWWTAIWAAIVLSVVSWLLSLVKAAANV; from the coding sequence ATGAGCTCATTTCTGTTGCGCGCCGCACTGACCGGATTCGCGCTCTGGGTGGTCACTCTCATCGTCCCGGGGATGAGCTTCGTCGGTGGTGACTCGACGCTGACACGGGTCGGCATCATCTTCGTGGTCGCGGTGATCTTCGGGTTGGTCAACGCGATCATCAAGCCGATCGTGCAGATCCTGTCGATCCCGCTCTACATCCTCACGCTCGGACTGTTCCACATCGTCATCAACGCGCTGATGCTGTGGATCACGTCGCAGATCACCGACCACACCACGCACTGGGGTCTGCACATCGACGACTTCTGGTGGACCGCGATCTGGGCGGCCATCGTGCTGTCGGTCGTCAGTTGGCTACTGTCCCTCGTCAAGGCGGCCGCGAACGTCTGA